In Macadamia integrifolia cultivar HAES 741 chromosome 13, SCU_Mint_v3, whole genome shotgun sequence, one DNA window encodes the following:
- the LOC122058770 gene encoding uncharacterized protein At4g22160, with protein MAGLAGRTETDQGRLTHAFDAGLLSGSLPADTPSTADADDDDDDDEEPFLEPSPPDSSTEDSISDSNRWGDLAASIHVFAGTLLRMEVEEMEVVKAWEASRMESEKRRVELELEMTQMLLKIQLQVASFISQKNRNRKRKRKRVEEEDDNSTWEREAVLLLGLLQCNQGF; from the exons ATGGCTGGCTTGGCCGGTCGCACCGAAACGGACCAGGGCCGTCTCACACACGCTTTTGATGCCGGATTATTGTCCGGTTCGTTGCCGGCCGACACACCTAGCACGGCCGACGCcgatgacgacgacgacgacgacgaggaACCCTTCCTTGAACCGTCTCCACCAGACTCGTCGACGGAAGATTCTATCAGCGACTCGAATCGGTGGGGTGATCTGGCTGCCAGCATCCATGTCTTCGCAGGAACTCTGTTGCGGATGgaggtggaggagatggaggtgGTCAAGGCTTGGGAAGCATCGCGGATGGAATCGGAGAAGCGTAGAGTGGAATTAGAGTTGGAGATGACTCAGATGTTGTTGAAGATACAGCTCCAGGTCGCTTCGTTTATTTCCCAAAAGAATCGGAATCGGAAGCGGAAGAGGAAGCGTGTCGAGGAGGAAGACGATAATTCGACCTGGGAACG GGAGGCAGTTCTGCTGCTTGGGTTGCTTCAATGCAATCAGGGCTTTTGA
- the LOC122060123 gene encoding plant UBX domain-containing protein 4-like: MEESGVGENNNKHLVDRFCEFTSSSREEASFFLESHNWNLDSALSTYVENNNLGFNDDDTTNDFDPLPPRPLQSPSPLIPPPTNFQSTTVPMSSRDKKPSKPSGSRTGGIRTLSDLNRASGPGSDDDSDGPQEYYTGGEKSGMLVQDPSKVGNDVDAIFSQARQLGAVEGPVESLHPSSSSRSFAGTGRLLSGEPVESAPQPPEAIVHNIVFWANGFTVNDGPLRRFDDPENASFLKSIRNSECPEELEPADRSSAVHVNLIRREQNCPEPEKRHLPFQGVGRTLGSSTSTAAPGPSPPVNSAPPPSMGLVVDENLPSTSIQLRLADGTRMVTRFNHHHTISDIRAFIDSSRPGGAGTYQLQTVGFPPKQLTNVTQTIEQAGLANSVVIQKF, translated from the exons ATGGAGGAGAGCGGAGTTGGAGAGAATAACAACAAACACTTGGTGGACAGGTTTTGCGAGTTCACATCTTCATCGAGAGAAGAAGCTTCCTTCTTCTTGGAGAGTCACAACTGGAATCTCGACTCTGCACTCTCTACCTACGTTGAAAACAACAATCTCGGTTTCAATGACGACGACACCACCAACGATTTCGATCCTCTGCCTCCTCGTCCTCTTCAATCTCCGTCTCCGTTGATTCCTCCACCTACCAATTTTCAATCGACCACGGTACCCATGTCCTCCCGAGACAAGAAACCCTCGAAGCCCTCTGGCAGCCGTACCGGAGGCATCCGTACGCTTTCTGATCTGAACCGTGCTTCTGGTCCCGGCTCCGACGATGACTCCGATGGCCCTCAGGAGTATTACACTGGTGGCGAGAAGAG TGGTATGCTGGTTCAAGATCCTTCTAAAGTTGGTAACGATGTTGATGCAATATTCAGTCAAGCTAGGCAGTTGGGAGCTGTGGAAGGACCTGTTGAAAGTCTTCATCCATCTTCAAGCTCGAGAAGCTTTGCTGGAACAGGACGGCTACTCTCTGGGGAACCAGTGGAGTCTGCTCCTCAGCCACCTGAAGCCATTGTTCACAACATagttttttgggccaatgggttCACTGTGAACGATGGCCCTTTGAGGAGGTTTGATGATCCTGAAAATGCATCTTTCTTGAAG AGTATCAGGAACTCAGAGTGCCCAGAAGAGCTTGAGCCAGCAGATAGGTCGTCTGCAGTTCATGTTAATCTCATCCGGAGGGAGCAAAATTGCCCT GAACCAGAGAAGCGCCACCTTCCATTTCAGGGTGTGGGGAGAACATTAGGTAGTAGCACATCTACAGCAGCACCAGGGCCATCTCCTCCTGTCAACTCCGCTCCACCCCCATCAATGGGCCTGGTAGTGGATGAAAATTTGCCATCGACCTCAATTCAGCTCAGGTTGGCTGATGGCACACGTATGGTTACACGATTCAACCATCACCATACCATTAGCGATATCCGTGCCTTCATTGATTCATCAAGACCAGGAGGGGCAGGAACTTATCAGTTGCAGACAGTGGGGTTTCCACCTAAGCAACTTACTAATGTGACCCAGACGATAGAGCAGGCAGGGCTTGCTAACTCAGTGGTCATCCAAAAATTCTAA